The segment AAATTAACTATACTTTCCTGAAAAGTTTGAATAAGAGAACTAAGAACAACTCCAATGGTGATACTCTTATAGTATCTTAGCAATtggacaaaaaaagaaataagaaaaaaaaagagagaaaaaaaagagagacacTACTAGAAAAGTTCTAAAACACACATAGTTTTAGATactctttatgaactttacACACATGTCAACTTACAAATAAACTTAACATTctgatttattttaataactaaatcttattaaattattagttttatcTGGATTAGATCCCCAAACGTTAATGTTGCTCTAATATCTCAATGATAGCCATTTCTCTTTtggaaaactatataataaaattaaatacgTGGTAAGCCATAAGCAACTCCTAAATGTTTCCAAATGGTGAAAGCTTTGTAGTTTTATAAGTTGTTTATTAATCACCAATAGAAGTTGTCCTAAGATTTCGCCAAATGGCCGCTAATGTTAATTGTTACAAATACGTCCAAGTGGACGAATGTGATACGAACAAAATGTATGGCCAACGTTAGCATTTGCAGTAGACTAAAAGGTAAACGAAGCTCAAAGAGCCACGAGGCTGATGTCGACGGTTCATTAGGCCGCCCTTCCCTCCGGTGGCTTACACATGGGCTCAGCCTGTTCATTTCTCTCTGACTCTTCTTTTACCCTATGACTACAGTGTTTtcagttcatttttttttggcaatttcGTTTTTTCCTATTAAAATGAGTctgatgtttttcttttgaaaaaaaaaatgattctgatgtatttttctttttggtgtaAAAATGAGTGATGtttacaacaacaaaacacTTGGAATCTATACTCCTATTTTTGACAACGTAAACCTGTCGTTTAGTTTAAATCGCCAGATGAGTTTGTccaaatataaaacttaaaaagtttattaatttattgaaaatatttattaatttataaaaaaaactgttcCAATTAATTTTCAACACAGATTTAaatagtattatattaaaattagcATGTTAGTAAATTGTAGTATATATAAACTTGAGGTTATAATTCATAATACCaataaaagttattattttaattaatgcaGAATTAGATGGATTTATTCCTATAAACAAATTCGAATTATTAGAACGAATAtcataaatatatgtatatatatgtatgtgtatgtgtgtgtattccctagactatatttgacaAGTAATTTTGTCACATGTcatctctacaatcattctcacaaaaataatatggcATGGCTAATataattgatgacatggcttatagtttaatatgacatggacaattacatataatgttaatttatatttttggtaagctttttaaaatatggtaataactcatatattacttttaatgtcgatttatatttttggaattttttttagaatatggtaataactcataaatcatcattaaaataaatatattcaaatattgcattacaaatttcgaaatatcatttaattatatatttttaaaaatattataaaaatgtatatcaataaatttattactaatattttcaaaaatgtatacaattttttagaaaattataaaaatttaatcgtaagatcattagtttcttatatttctacatattttataaaatttttggtaagctttttaaaatatgataataactcatatattacttttaatgtcgatttatatttttggaattgtttttagaatatggtaataactcataaatcatcattaacataaatatattcaaatattgcattacaaatttcaaaatatcatttaattatatattttttaaaatattataaaaatgtatatcaataaattttattactaatattttcaaaaatgtatacaattttttagaaaattataaaaatttaatcgtaaaatcattagtttcttatatttctacatattttataaatatttttaattttaatttttgataatcaTGCAATTTtgtacaaatttatttaatatatttaaataaaacgaatagatagaaaaatctttctaagattataattttaaatatatacatgcatatttttaaatataataataaacaaaattatttttatcctaatttttatttttaattaaatcaaatttatattaaaatattgataagaaaaagaaatttaacgacattaataatattttattttaaatataatttatatttatctgtaaaaaaaattttaatttttttgctgcacatggtgcaggaaaacacctagtatatatatatatatatctgaaaatatagaaatatcaTATACTTAGTCAAGATTCTCAAATAGGAAAAAAGTTAtgaaatttttctttaaaaacatcaataaaatttgaattatttattGCCATTCTACGTATTGCCATTTTGATGACAGATattgaattaaaatatttatttatgttttttcggttcaaaaaataaaataatgtatcaataaatatttcaattcaATATCTGTCATCAGAATATACGTACCCATAAAGGCCAATAGACACGCCTCTTGTGAGTGCATATGTAAGAAGCTTCTTTCAAATTAGCATGCCTCCTGTGCGTTCATAGCTAAGAAACTTCTTTCAAATTACTAGTCACTAGTCAACTCCCGCAGCCCTCAAGTTACGCTTCATACTTATCCTCGTTTTAAATGGGATGCTAAAATCTGAAGTCTACTTTGATCTTACAACATTTCAACAAAtcaatcatatatatatcaaattttattgaacttatttttttcttttataaaaaaagtattGAGATTTTAAACTACTTCTTGCACGCATAATTAATAAGATAAACCATAGTTTACCATGTTTTGTGGCTGGTGGTCTCTTGAAGTAATCATTTCTCGGTCTTGAATTTCTAATATGACGACATTTTGACATGtataatttcaaaaagttatacAAATGTTGCTCAAATGTACTGTATAGACAAACATAAGCATAgactttagcaaaaaaaaaaacaggtatAGATTACTACGTATAGAACTAAAAGTTATCTTAAATATCCTCTTTCAAACAAGTTATATGAGAAAATAGCGGCATGTGTTTGATCAGTGTGCTCACATGGTGAAATTGTTTCGGTTCCTCCTCCATATCAGCTTTTGCTTTGCTAACGTCTATCTTACACTTTCCTACAAAATGTCTAGAAATAACagtatttaagtttttttcttccaaTCAACGCTATGGTCATcctttaatttatgtttaaatacaTGCCGCTAATTTCTAACAAATTACTCtctattttaaaacaatgtatatatatatatatataattttcaaatcaatgtctaaaaaaatgttttatctgAATTATCTTTTAAACCACCAAGATAATTACTCCATATGATTCATATTAAGTGATATTTTAGATTTCTGCATacagattaaaaaatcatttaattttacatattttcaataaaaacatcattactcATATACTTACTCATATTtcaataattagaaaaataaacacgaaaataaagttaataaattctgcACTGAAATGTTAAACGACACTTACTTTGCaacgaaatattttttttttatgatgaCATTTAATATGAAATGGAGGGAATACAATATTGTAATAATAGATCATATACAGTCGTtgcataaatttataataaataatatattataatttatagttttataaaaataaaatagtataaattttattatttgtgaataataatatttaatttaaaattacatatatttattatattgttataatttataaatgtctaAACCATTTAACTGAACACTTACTAATCATGTTAGACGCTACTGGGGACTAAGTCTCTGCTTAATGTCTAACTTTTTAAttgataacatatatatatatactagatagTTGGCCCGCTCATGCGGgcttaataatctataaatatttattgatacatatattattgttttgataattatcatgataagttatgtttatactcttaaatttttaaattggcgatatatatatctataattaAGTTTCTCATGACTATTATtgaaactaattttttaatctttaagattaaaaatattttttcagataaaaacattatatatattagaactgttttatttatttttagccaaaagttgtattatattaatttacttCAATTATCTGATCTAatagataaacataaattattaaaataactttttaattatagtatatattatttattaatatatgcattactaatgaaaatatatagttataaatcataatatattttaaaaattctagaATCATAatcatttgaaaattcttacttattataatttttaaaatgtttcattcattattttcattgttaataaataaatcttaaaattcacttaatattttttcattatatatattaagaattttacttgactaatatgtgtatttttttaattttgaatttttattgaaAGTTTTTCGGAttacaacataatatatatatatatatatatatatatctttttatttaacatctatattttaagatttttgatAATTCTTAGTATTATTAGTTgtaaattcttttttatttttagctaatatatttttttattcattaagggtacaATTGATATTAACCATGgaattatctattatataattaaaacgaattttctattatcaaaataatatataagaattatcatattttaaaaaaattaatctgattatcttaaaatttgtttttaattatatatattaattcattaaggataaTATCGATATTAATCACTCTAACTTTTAGCGTGAGAACTctgttgcgaaaaatcactccgcaaataatagtatagatagtttttaataaacagtttcttttttttggtctaaaactaaacaattttctATTACTAAATCAATAGTAGTTTGATAATATCAATATTTTCgctaattatttttgatatttaataaattatgccAGGACCtcaaaaacatgaaaacaatAAAGGTAATTTACAGCCACATCTATTCTATACTTATACCCAACCTACAAAATCAATCGGAAAGAAATAATGCAGCACGTATAAAAAGTTCTCATCGATTAATTCCTATAACACGTACCAAATCTTATATTACAATGTTCTAGAATAAATTTTCCTTGGAAAAGACGTACAAAACAACATCATCTCAAATATTATACTTCAACAGAAAAACGTCATTAtcattaccaaaaaaaatatttatttatacacaAAATTACACATCAGCAATATCGTCAGCATCATCAAATTTTTGTATTCTTCAACCCTTTTAAAAACCTCTCAGGAAAAGTCTattcaaaacaaataacacttgtatcaaaaatataaatcctCTGTAAATAACAAAAACCCTAGAGAAGAAACTCAAAAGATGGGTCTGATTAGCAAAGAAGAGGTTAGCAAGACGAGAAGATATTCATCTTCTATTTGGAGAGGAGTCAAGACTATCTTCGTTCTCTTCACTATGCTCCTCTCTTTCATCCTCTTCTCTGCTCCTATCTTCCTCGCCGTTGCAGACGCCGTCCTTCCCTCCGCCATCCTCTCCTCATCCTCCACTCTCCTACGTCTTTCTCCGGCGACTGTTTCTTCTCATCTAAGCAACTATGACTTCAGATCCTCCCTCATCGATATTCCTCTCATCTCCATCATTAGATCTGCCATCATACTATGTAAGTAGCCCACAAGCTAAGTGACTAGAACACTAAAAGTTCATAGCTCTGTTCTTgaagtttgtatttttgttatgtttttggtaACAGGTGTTTATGGGCTATGTGACGGACCAAAGTTATCAAGGGGTCCATATCTGACAATAACCATGTTCTGCTCGATATCTTCATTGATCTACGTGTCTTGTAAGGCAGCGTTTGTGTTCGGCGAGCCAGTGATCGGAGGAGGAAGTTTCAGAACAGAGGAAGTGGCTCTGTTTGTGTGTTCGTCGGTCTTAGCCATCGGTCATATCGTTGTGGCGTATAGAACAAGTtgtagagagagaagaaagCTACTAGTCTTCAAGATCGACATCGAATCCGTAAGTTtctcaactttttatttaattatatattaactttaGCCGTTACAGAAACATTATGGGGAAAACATTATTAGtatttaaaaactgaaaaaggCAGCTTTGAATTGCTTAATATTCAAAtcttgtattatatatattttgatttttaaaatatacaatacTATATGTTAGATATGCTCTTCTTCTACcactaataaaaaaatcaaactcgGTCAGATATAGCATGTGACtttacttattattatataGTCAACGATTTGAATTAATTTACACATTTTTGGCACTATAGGGTTCTTGAAGTTTGTTTGTAGTTTATAGGTTAGAAACGACTGGTCAATTTAGAAGGTTTGATTTTCCATTCCtccaaaagaaatagaaaattgGATGTCGAGTAACAATAcacattttcatgttttaaacaatttaattCAAACCTAATTGGATAGTGACGATTAGGGGCCCTCAAAAGAATAAATCACATTAGAGTGAAATGGATGTTTCCGAGTAGCAACCGCGTGGggatgaaaaataataaatcatggGCAGCTTTACTAATCTTCtgagatttttataaaaattaaattaattactgTAGATATCTCTTAATAAAGCATTAGGACATGACAACGTCACTAGCACCTATGACATGCCACATGCTTTTTTTAATGAACTGTgactaaataaacaaattaagatTTTAATCTTGTGTTTGTGGTAATCTAATTGCAGGTTTCAGCTTGTAAAAATGTGTTTCCTCGATACCAGAAGATCCTCCTACAAGAGAGACTCAAATAGCTAATAGTAGAAGACAAACGACACTTGTACATATTTATACTTACAATACAGCTTTATGTATATACATACACGTACAAAATGCAACATCTTCTGGATTCTGGTCTCTCCTTTCAAGTTTCAGGTAACAAAATCCACCTCATCGTTCTTTATActattgatattttttcttattaaatacTAAAGTTGCTTTCATTACTTATCAATTTCTGAGTGTGAGCCATGTACAGTGGAGGTAACCAATTTGAGAATATTTGTGTTGATACTGTTATTTTATTGTGTGTTTTGTTGGTTACAGAAAGGTCGAAAGGATAATCTGTAAAGGAGGGAAGAACAGAACGAATGGTGCTTTAATATAACTCTCTGCTTTTCCATGTGAGAATACAAAAGACAACTCCAATGAATTGGCAGTGTTactatattatagattttaaattagGTAGACACTACACACACACAAAACGAATCATTATAGTTTTGATTTACTCTTTACTTTAATGAACGATCCACCGTTACacttttgtctttttgttttgtttgttgtatAAACAATGTTTTCATCAAATGAGATAAGAAGCCGAAGGCATCTTTCTTCCACTTCTTTCTAAGtagacaaagaaacaaaaaggaaacGTATATATTTGTAAGTTTTGTCTATGTTCCTATGGACATTTGTGAAACTCTTAAATCCCAAGAGAACGTGAACCTCGTGGATTTTTCTAACGGTTGAAAtgctttataaattatttatctgACAGTAGAATTAAAAATCTTGTTGTAAAAGTATGTTTTTATGTTGTACACTACTTGTTAGAAGGACTcatttgctaaaaaaaaatctgattgtaaatttagaaaatctaaactattaaaactaaagtacattTAATAATTAACCCTAATTCTTCCCGAGTAATTACAACTAAATGTCACTGAATTTTAATAACTATctatttaaaattgttattaataatctatctacCTAAATATTCTCTAACTAATAAAGGAAAGATTTTGAATATGATATGTGTGATTCACTTTTAAAAAAACACCattctttataattttgtaaaacagTGCTAtcaattttaagtatataaaagaaatatttccAATTAATCACcattattaaatatatgaaGATTACAATCTCTCCAAATCTATATTGAGTACGATATTCATTTGTAAGCCCATCACTTATTTAACGTATTCAAAATTTAACTCAAAACAACgtaatatactaataatataatattaatcatatatttaaatcatacaaggaaattttttaatataactttaactcaacataaaatatttatcaatgtttcgaaaatcaaaccaaacattGACTCAGTTAAAGTTGGGTTAATGGTCAGACCGGTCCAACCATTCCAACCGGTCAAcctaatttcaaattttaatctaatttaaaaTTAGGTAATTATATATGtgcatcaatactattaaaataaaaacatgacctattgatatatgtgtggtccaactattttaataaaattattaaaacattttataaaagaaatataatacaaaaaacaaaaatatgattaataacaaaaatataaaaattaaatttctaaaaacatataaaataaaaataaatccgtccttttaaggacgggtcataatctagtattACTTACAAAAAAAGTCCACAACTTATCATTTATATCATCAATACATACTATGACAGATTAGATCGAGGTTATGAACCGTAATCAATTTATGGATCGTACTAAACCGTTTATaagctatatttttttttgaaaaactattaTAAGCTATAGTTAGTTGGAATATTTGGTCCAAATGTCTGTCGTGTATAGTCCGTTAGAAATCGAGGGCCTTAAAACTGGACCTAACGATTGAGACAATATATATCGAAAACAtgttttcttgttgttgttgttgacaatgacaaaagaaaaacttaaagACTTTACCCATGAGGAGTGACTAGCAACGATGAAAACAGTAAATGTTAGGAAGATAGCAATCAATACACGCTGGGCTAACCTGAAGTCCACACGGTTTATCCGCGGAAATTTATCATCCGTTGTTCTTATTTGGTTTTTCGTATTTCTAAACCTTTAGGTTCATAGCATTAAAATGTTTAACTCCACGTAGACTCTTGGAAACTTATGAACCAAAAAATGTCATGGAAAATATGTATTATGtataataagaagaaaatatgtattttagagaaaaatactattttgtcatgaaatatatatatttgttatgttaaaacaaaagtaaagagaaTGTAACAAAAATCTATCCGgttagatattattattattgtttttttttttataatctagGGGTTTCCCGTTTCGCGGGTCATTCTCCTGGGTCGGTCAGGCAGCGGTCTGCTTCACCCGTGAGAGCTGTACCTGAGTtggacactacaagaaaacaacactttggcgaggaaaattaacgaggaaataaaatcctcgtaaaattacgtcgactttacgaggaaattacaaagaaagaataaaacgtcgttatttcctcgtaaagtaatGAAGAAAACATTTTCTCGTTAAAACAACGTAAAGTTACGTGGTTTCAACGAGGAAATTCtctttcctcgttaaaaccacgtaaagcttgcatcATCTTTACGAAGAAATGAGGAAATAAAGTTTCCTCGTAAACACAACGTAAATTCACgtcttctttacgaggaaatgttttACGTGATTTTAACGAGGAATACtaaagcacgtttttttttgctacctacctATTCCTCTCAAATTCctcgcaaaacttcaactaccagattcgaaaattttctataaatatagaagtttcaacatcattttaaacacaccaatattgaggtttgaggtttggaatgaagagtagaagataagaaagatggtgtttgtggtttgggattttagattttaggcgtttagaaagcatacctcgttaattcctcgtagttaacgaggaaataacgacgaaAAAATGCGAgtctcgttaattccacgtaagacgaaGTCGTCGTAAAAGCCTCGTAAACTTACGTAGAATTAccgaggcccgtcttttattttctcgtaatttcctcgtgggtttacgaggttttaacgagatattttgtctaaacctctaaaccctaaaccccaaaccccatctttcttctattttgtctaaatcccaaactccaaaccacattaataattttataattttcaaaagattatattttcaaatcttcaaaagattatatttttgttgcaaaataaataatttgattttgtataagtttatattagaaagaagagattgatattagaagttaaagaattgtggttttaaattttgagttttgaaatgttaagaagattatattttcaaatcttcaaaagattatatttttgttgcaaaatagaaaatttaaataaataatttgattttgtataagtttatattagaaagaagagattgatattagaagttaaagaattgtagttttaaattttgagttttgaaatgttaagaagatattgaggttaaaaggaagataagtttgtaatatatgaagtagaatataagaaagatggggtttagggtttggggtttagggtttctgattttag is part of the Raphanus sativus cultivar WK10039 chromosome 5, ASM80110v3, whole genome shotgun sequence genome and harbors:
- the LOC108857166 gene encoding uncharacterized protein LOC108857166; this encodes MGLISKEEVSKTRRYSSSIWRGVKTIFVLFTMLLSFILFSAPIFLAVADAVLPSAILSSSSTLLRLSPATVSSHLSNYDFRSSLIDIPLISIIRSAIILCVYGLCDGPKLSRGPYLTITMFCSISSLIYVSCKAAFVFGEPVIGGGSFRTEEVALFVCSSVLAIGHIVVAYRTSCRERRKLLVFKIDIESVSACKNVFPRYQKILLQERLK